The following coding sequences lie in one Pelobacter seleniigenes DSM 18267 genomic window:
- a CDS encoding LysM peptidoglycan-binding domain-containing protein: MLKFSAAISVLMLFLFGCQPMVHQSPLSSESPIARSATPLQGPTEGSSPESATDPVAVSASVIPDFVLPSVPSLPEAVDDYLSEEAPLPYNGDFPLSHHERVDNLIARYTGPQKKTFSRWLERAGRYIPKIQMVFASEGIPLDLSYLAMIESGFNVRAYSWANAAGPWQFIESTGRLYGLQNDWWQDGRLDLEKSTRAAAQHLKYLHDRFDGNWYLAVAAYNAGGGKVRQAIKASQSTDFWTLVDGNVLREETKNYLPKLLATLEIVKDLDEYGFSDLDFDEPLAYETITLASSTDLEIIAGFAGVSYEELKELNPELKRWCTPPGVKNYPLHVPFGSARQISALYAELPTDQRARYHRHQIKAGDTLRALAREYHIQVDDIIALNNIKNPRAIQIGTNLILPLKEGYTRLPVNELADSYVRSRRKTYQVRSGDSLWSIARRFSVTEKELRVWNKLGWSNMLKPGQLLAVSKPGAVRIAQQSRTTSKGPIRKLVYKVMPGDTLWGISRQFDVDTEQIMRWNELSKEHVLQPGQKLTLMVASSRQG, from the coding sequence ATGCTCAAGTTTTCTGCTGCTATTTCGGTGCTGATGCTCTTTCTGTTTGGTTGCCAACCGATGGTTCATCAGTCACCCCTCTCTTCAGAGAGCCCGATTGCCCGGTCCGCTACGCCACTGCAGGGCCCGACCGAAGGGTCCTCCCCGGAGTCCGCAACAGATCCCGTAGCGGTTTCCGCGTCCGTTATCCCTGACTTTGTGCTCCCTTCCGTGCCAAGCCTGCCGGAGGCGGTTGACGACTATCTGAGTGAAGAAGCGCCACTGCCGTACAACGGTGATTTTCCGCTCAGTCATCATGAGCGGGTCGATAACCTGATCGCCCGTTATACCGGGCCGCAGAAGAAGACCTTCAGTCGCTGGCTTGAGCGGGCCGGACGCTACATCCCCAAAATACAGATGGTTTTTGCCAGCGAAGGGATCCCTCTGGATCTCTCTTATCTGGCCATGATCGAATCGGGCTTCAATGTCCGGGCTTACAGCTGGGCCAATGCCGCAGGACCCTGGCAGTTTATCGAAAGCACCGGACGGCTGTACGGATTGCAGAACGACTGGTGGCAGGACGGCCGCCTTGATCTGGAAAAGTCGACCCGCGCCGCCGCCCAGCATCTCAAATATCTGCATGACCGGTTTGACGGCAACTGGTATCTGGCGGTCGCCGCCTACAATGCCGGCGGCGGCAAGGTCCGCCAGGCGATCAAGGCCAGTCAGAGCACGGATTTCTGGACCCTGGTGGATGGCAATGTCCTGCGCGAGGAGACCAAAAACTATCTGCCCAAGCTGCTCGCCACCCTGGAGATTGTCAAAGATCTTGATGAGTACGGCTTCAGCGATCTCGATTTCGATGAGCCCCTCGCCTATGAAACCATCACCCTGGCGTCGAGCACCGACCTGGAAATCATTGCCGGTTTCGCCGGGGTCAGCTACGAGGAACTCAAGGAGCTGAACCCGGAACTCAAGCGCTGGTGTACTCCGCCGGGCGTCAAGAACTACCCGCTGCATGTTCCTTTTGGCAGCGCGCGACAGATCAGCGCCCTGTATGCCGAGCTGCCAACCGATCAGCGTGCCCGCTATCATCGTCATCAGATCAAGGCCGGCGATACCCTGCGGGCCCTGGCCCGGGAATACCATATCCAGGTCGACGATATCATCGCGCTGAACAATATCAAAAATCCCCGCGCGATTCAGATCGGCACCAACCTGATTCTGCCCCTTAAGGAAGGTTATACCAGGCTGCCCGTCAATGAGTTGGCCGACTCCTATGTTCGCAGCCGCAGGAAAACCTACCAGGTGCGCTCCGGGGACAGCCTCTGGTCCATTGCCCGGCGCTTCTCCGTGACCGAAAAAGAACTGCGGGTCTGGAATAAGCTCGGCTGGAGCAATATGCTCAAGCCCGGCCAGCTTCTGGCCGTTTCCAAACCGGGCGCGGTCCGCATCGCCCAGCAGTCCCGCACCACCAGCAAAGGGCCAATCCGTAAACTGGTCTATAAAGTCATGCCCGGCGACACCCTGTGGGGCATCAGCCGTCAGTTTGATGTCGATACCGAACAGATCATGCGCTGGAATGAGCTGTCCAAAGAGCATGTGCTGCAGCCCGGGCAGAAGTTGACACTGATGGTTGCTTCCAGCCGTCAGGGGTAA
- a CDS encoding Smr/MutS family protein, whose translation MARKKSQKNVRKKDFVSNPFSHLKGFSVPESEASKQLETPAPDLPVAEDGLSFQQEMAQLGVKPLDPEAASAHGADPSEEGEGAGGEPAELTEEELFLAEMSQLQVRFEDSFVDAEDEPAVASSRRLKQLKQGKIVPDATLDLHGLTRPEVAPKFDRFLHNARHHHWQTLLVITGKGLHSESGEAVLRQEAERYLAGPGRAEVAEWHQSPARYGGAGALVLFLKKQIIT comes from the coding sequence ATGGCACGGAAAAAGAGTCAAAAGAATGTCCGTAAGAAAGACTTTGTCAGCAACCCCTTCAGCCATCTGAAGGGGTTTTCTGTTCCTGAGAGCGAGGCTTCGAAACAGCTGGAAACGCCAGCCCCGGATCTGCCGGTAGCGGAAGACGGGTTGTCTTTTCAGCAGGAAATGGCCCAGCTCGGGGTGAAACCGCTGGATCCCGAGGCCGCCTCTGCCCATGGTGCAGACCCTTCCGAAGAGGGTGAAGGAGCTGGCGGCGAACCCGCAGAACTCACCGAAGAGGAGCTTTTTCTGGCCGAAATGAGCCAGCTGCAGGTTCGCTTTGAAGACAGCTTCGTCGATGCAGAGGATGAACCGGCAGTGGCTTCTTCCCGTCGGCTCAAGCAGCTGAAACAGGGCAAAATAGTGCCGGACGCCACCCTTGATCTGCATGGGCTGACCCGTCCTGAGGTTGCTCCCAAATTTGACCGCTTTCTGCACAATGCTCGTCACCATCATTGGCAGACCCTGTTGGTGATTACCGGTAAAGGGCTGCACTCCGAGAGCGGGGAGGCCGTGCTGCGCCAGGAAGCGGAGCGTTACCTGGCCGGACCGGGCCGGGCCGAGGTTGCCGAATGGCATCAATCTCCCGCCCGCTACGGCGGGGCAGGGGCGCTGGTTCTGTTTCTGAAAAAGCAGATCATTACCTGA
- the cysK gene encoding cysteine synthase A: MAQIFADNSLSIGRTPLVRLNRVIAPGGAEVFGKIEGRNPAYSVKCRIGAAMIWDALEKGTLKPGMEIIEPTSGNTGIALAFVAAAKGIPITLTMPETMSLERRKVLKALGANLLLTPSSKGMSGAVNEAERLAEEEPDRYILLHQFKNPANPAIHEKTTGPEIWQDTDGQVDVVIAGVGTGGTISGITRYLKKTCGRNIISVAVEPADSPVISQHLAGEMLQPGPHKIQGIGAGFIPDTLALDLLDRIETVSNEEAYEYARRLAKEEGMLSGISCGAATAVAARLSALPEFVGKKIVVILPDSGERYLSSDLFTDSAS; the protein is encoded by the coding sequence ATGGCTCAGATTTTTGCAGATAACTCACTGTCGATTGGGAGGACCCCTTTGGTTCGTTTGAACCGGGTGATTGCTCCTGGGGGAGCCGAAGTTTTTGGCAAGATCGAAGGTCGCAATCCAGCCTATTCCGTGAAGTGTCGGATCGGCGCTGCGATGATCTGGGATGCTCTGGAAAAAGGGACTTTGAAGCCGGGGATGGAGATTATCGAACCGACCAGCGGGAACACCGGTATTGCGCTGGCTTTTGTGGCTGCGGCCAAGGGAATTCCCATCACCCTGACCATGCCCGAGACGATGAGTCTCGAACGCCGGAAAGTCCTCAAGGCGCTCGGTGCAAATCTGCTCCTGACTCCCAGCAGCAAAGGAATGTCAGGAGCGGTTAACGAAGCCGAAAGGCTTGCTGAAGAAGAGCCTGATCGCTATATCCTGTTGCATCAGTTCAAAAATCCGGCCAATCCGGCGATCCATGAAAAGACCACCGGCCCGGAAATCTGGCAGGATACGGATGGCCAGGTCGATGTTGTCATTGCCGGAGTCGGGACCGGCGGGACCATCAGCGGTATTACCCGCTACCTCAAAAAGACCTGTGGCAGGAATATCATCTCCGTTGCCGTCGAACCTGCGGACAGCCCAGTGATCAGCCAGCACCTGGCCGGGGAGATGCTGCAGCCCGGGCCGCACAAAATCCAAGGGATCGGTGCCGGCTTCATTCCCGACACCCTGGCCCTTGACCTGCTCGACCGGATTGAGACCGTCAGCAATGAAGAAGCGTATGAATATGCCCGGCGCCTGGCCAAGGAGGAGGGGATGCTCTCCGGCATTTCCTGTGGTGCGGCGACCGCGGTTGCGGCGCGGCTCTCCGCGCTGCCGGAATTTGTCGGCAAGAAAATTGTGGTCATCCTCCCGGATTCCGGTGAACGCTATTTAAGTAGCGATCTTTTCACCGACTCAGCGTCATAA
- a CDS encoding tetratricopeptide repeat protein, translating to MLNIIISFACAVLTSALMLRFVTQNTWLAAGASLLVFLGVFLLIARTVMKKVGAVMQVAQRDVMANRSDKAIRELNAAMKYGPWQFYVKQQVYSQIGSIHYIKREFNEAIPFLQKGFVRNWMSMSMLAISYMKKNKPAKMKDTFDQAITGSRKEPMVYALYAFCLERIGEHSKAMDILNKGISKTGGDERLKENLALLEAGKRMKMKGFGDMWYQFHLEKQGAIIKKQTKALTGRRKQMIR from the coding sequence ATGCTCAATATAATCATTTCGTTTGCCTGCGCAGTGTTGACCTCGGCTCTTATGCTGAGATTCGTCACCCAGAATACCTGGCTTGCGGCAGGAGCTTCCCTGCTGGTGTTTCTTGGCGTATTTTTGCTCATCGCCAGGACCGTGATGAAAAAAGTCGGTGCCGTGATGCAGGTTGCCCAGCGCGATGTCATGGCCAACCGCAGCGATAAGGCGATCAGGGAATTGAACGCGGCCATGAAATACGGCCCCTGGCAGTTCTATGTGAAACAGCAGGTTTATTCCCAGATCGGCAGCATTCACTATATCAAGCGCGAGTTCAATGAAGCGATCCCCTTCCTGCAGAAGGGTTTTGTCCGTAACTGGATGAGCATGTCGATGTTGGCGATTAGCTATATGAAAAAAAACAAGCCGGCGAAGATGAAGGACACCTTTGACCAGGCCATAACCGGCAGTCGGAAGGAGCCGATGGTCTATGCTCTCTATGCGTTTTGCCTGGAGCGAATCGGCGAACACTCGAAAGCCATGGACATTCTCAATAAAGGGATTTCCAAAACCGGTGGTGATGAGCGCCTTAAGGAAAATTTGGCGCTGCTCGAAGCCGGCAAGCGGATGAAGATGAAAGGCTTTGGCGATATGTGGTACCAGTTCCATCTGGAAAAGCAGGGCGCCATCATCAAGAAACAGACCAAAGCCCTGACCGGTCGCCGCAAGCAGATGATTCGGTAA
- a CDS encoding dynamin family protein, with translation MLESLPENRTGADGPDAGLADLLNRALTCLDSLGDDYTDYRAGLEELQQRLSSGRFRLAVLGQFKRGKSTLLNALLGENLLPTDILPVTAIPTYILPGERLEAEVFFEAEERSPIRFVPSAERSLADFLGEYVTEAGNPNNRLQVDRVEINHPAPLLQQGVVLIDTPGIGSTHRHNTEVAYRILPQCDAALFLVSPDPPITEAELEYLMDIHQSLPRTFFLLNKVDFLDEQERLASLQFLSEQLCPICQGVPQILDISARKGLKARLDEDPEGWKKSGMRRVEKSLVEFFAHEKKQVFCESLQRRVHDQLNNLHLQLQLSLSALLLPETELKEKIAQFRQSLPAIEREKQAAEDILSGDHDRIVTRLNEEVAQIRARAREAILARLESQFLTLADTEELERVCRDILKDEIPVFFAPEMRKVGQIIQQEAIQLLTLHQRRCDELIEKVRQLAAELFAIPYQAPAARQSYLSYETPSWSSQLFISDMDPLGQKLSRKFLTRKYRHRKTVKRLREEGTRLLGLNVEQISWTLRRGIDESFRKYQAQLGEQLDKTIRATREAMEIALNKNESLASINAAREIRLGKAIKTLGELLLAVRKESC, from the coding sequence ATGCTGGAATCTTTACCGGAAAATCGAACCGGCGCGGATGGACCTGACGCCGGTCTGGCCGATTTGCTGAACCGTGCCCTGACCTGTCTGGACAGTCTCGGCGATGACTATACGGATTATCGTGCCGGCCTTGAAGAACTGCAGCAGCGGTTGTCTTCGGGGCGGTTTCGACTCGCGGTGCTGGGCCAATTCAAGCGGGGTAAGAGCACTCTGCTCAATGCTTTGCTCGGCGAGAACCTGTTGCCGACGGATATCCTGCCGGTGACGGCCATTCCGACCTATATCCTGCCGGGGGAGCGTCTGGAAGCCGAGGTTTTTTTCGAAGCGGAAGAGCGTTCCCCGATCCGCTTTGTTCCGTCTGCAGAACGATCGTTGGCCGATTTTTTAGGCGAATATGTCACCGAGGCCGGGAATCCGAACAACCGGCTGCAGGTCGATCGGGTCGAAATCAACCATCCAGCGCCGCTATTGCAGCAAGGGGTCGTGCTCATCGATACCCCCGGCATCGGTTCGACGCATCGGCATAATACCGAAGTGGCTTATCGGATTCTGCCGCAATGTGACGCGGCCCTGTTTCTGGTCTCCCCCGATCCTCCCATTACCGAAGCTGAACTTGAATATCTCATGGACATTCATCAAAGCCTGCCGCGGACCTTTTTTCTCCTCAACAAGGTCGATTTTCTGGATGAGCAGGAACGGCTGGCCTCGTTGCAGTTTCTGTCCGAACAATTGTGTCCCATCTGCCAGGGAGTGCCGCAGATCCTCGATATCTCGGCCCGGAAAGGGCTGAAAGCACGCCTTGACGAAGACCCCGAGGGGTGGAAGAAAAGCGGGATGCGGCGGGTGGAAAAGAGCCTGGTCGAATTCTTCGCCCATGAGAAAAAACAGGTTTTTTGCGAGTCTCTGCAGCGCCGGGTGCATGATCAATTGAATAACCTGCATCTGCAACTGCAGCTTTCCCTCAGCGCCCTGCTGCTGCCGGAAACGGAGCTGAAGGAAAAAATAGCGCAATTTCGACAATCGCTGCCGGCCATTGAGCGGGAAAAGCAGGCTGCCGAAGATATCCTCTCCGGGGATCATGACCGCATCGTGACTCGCCTGAATGAGGAGGTTGCGCAGATCCGGGCGCGTGCACGGGAGGCGATTCTCGCGCGGTTGGAGAGCCAGTTCCTGACCCTGGCGGACACCGAAGAACTGGAGCGGGTTTGCAGGGATATCTTAAAGGACGAAATCCCGGTTTTTTTTGCGCCGGAAATGCGCAAGGTGGGGCAAATCATTCAGCAGGAGGCTATCCAGCTATTGACCCTCCATCAGCGGCGTTGCGACGAGCTGATCGAAAAAGTGCGCCAGCTTGCCGCCGAGTTATTTGCCATCCCCTACCAGGCCCCTGCGGCCCGGCAGTCCTATCTTTCCTATGAGACGCCAAGCTGGAGCAGTCAGCTGTTTATTTCGGATATGGACCCGCTCGGGCAGAAGCTTTCCCGTAAATTTCTCACTCGCAAGTACCGGCATCGTAAAACCGTCAAGCGCTTGCGCGAGGAGGGAACCAGGCTGCTCGGCCTCAATGTCGAGCAGATCAGCTGGACCTTGCGGCGCGGCATTGATGAGAGCTTTCGCAAATATCAGGCCCAATTAGGGGAGCAGCTCGACAAGACGATCCGCGCTACCCGCGAGGCCATGGAGATCGCTCTGAATAAGAATGAATCTTTGGCATCCATTAATGCTGCCCGGGAGATCCGTTTGGGCAAAGCCATAAAAACCCTGGGTGAGTTGTTGCTTGCCGTCAGGAAGGAGTCCTGCTGA
- the hflX gene encoding GTPase HflX encodes MIEGKTTGLKASQIQALERIYRRKISADELITSELARYLCELSFEIQRQVGVVIDRSGTIQYVIVGDDREIVIPDLSRFSLGRSGLRGLRCVHTHLKQEPLSRDDLTDLELLRLDSMAAIGVRDDGLPGNFEYAHLLPTKKKAQLETVTLRDFYRLDLDFGAFIQALDQEMERLADETVVLDDGRERALLISVGQGSRRQVEDSLDELEELARTADLAVIDRMIQRPRQINPRFLVGEGKLREIVISALQQRATLLVFDQELTPTQIRSISTITEMKVIDRSQLILDIFARRAQSRDGKVQVELAQLKYILPRLRGKGTAMSRLMGGIGGRGPGETKLEIDQRRTRDKIRRLEKQLDSLGRGRMQRRQKRIRAGVPIVSIVGYTNAGKSTLLNALTQSEVLTEDLLFATLDTATRRLRFPMDREVIITDTVGFIRDLPPSLLGAFKATLEELEDADLLLHLVDLSNPRFDEQITAVDKILDELELGRRQRLLVFNKIDKVPPEDLPHLCRRYQAVAVSAYDRKTFSALLEEMQRRFWPEEDLLTGASCKLDIN; translated from the coding sequence ATGATCGAAGGCAAAACAACCGGGCTGAAAGCCAGCCAGATTCAGGCTCTGGAGCGGATCTACCGGCGCAAGATTTCCGCCGACGAGCTGATTACCAGCGAACTCGCCCGCTATCTCTGCGAGCTTTCTTTTGAGATTCAACGCCAGGTCGGGGTAGTCATCGACCGCTCCGGCACTATTCAGTATGTCATTGTCGGCGATGATCGGGAGATCGTCATTCCGGATCTCTCCCGTTTCAGTCTCGGCCGTAGCGGCCTGCGCGGTCTACGCTGCGTACATACCCACCTGAAGCAGGAACCCTTAAGCCGCGACGACTTAACCGACCTTGAGCTGCTGCGGCTGGATAGTATGGCCGCCATCGGGGTGCGTGATGATGGTCTGCCCGGCAATTTTGAATACGCTCACCTGCTGCCGACCAAGAAAAAAGCTCAGCTTGAAACCGTCACCCTGCGCGATTTTTATCGTCTCGATCTTGATTTCGGTGCATTTATTCAGGCCCTCGATCAGGAGATGGAGCGCCTTGCCGACGAGACCGTGGTCCTCGATGACGGGCGCGAACGGGCGCTGCTGATTTCGGTCGGGCAGGGTTCCCGGCGCCAGGTCGAAGATTCCCTCGACGAGCTGGAGGAACTGGCGCGCACCGCCGATCTGGCGGTCATCGACCGGATGATTCAACGGCCGCGGCAGATCAACCCGCGCTTCCTGGTCGGCGAAGGGAAATTGCGCGAGATCGTCATCAGCGCCCTGCAGCAGCGGGCCACCCTGCTGGTCTTTGATCAGGAGCTGACCCCGACCCAGATCCGTTCCATCTCGACCATCACCGAAATGAAGGTTATCGACCGCAGCCAGCTGATCCTCGATATCTTTGCCCGCAGAGCCCAGTCACGGGACGGCAAGGTCCAAGTGGAACTGGCCCAGCTCAAATATATTCTGCCCCGGTTGCGCGGCAAAGGGACGGCCATGTCCCGGTTGATGGGCGGCATCGGCGGTCGCGGACCCGGGGAAACCAAGCTGGAAATCGATCAGCGGCGCACCCGGGACAAGATCCGTCGGCTGGAAAAACAGCTCGATTCCCTCGGGCGGGGGCGGATGCAGCGGCGCCAGAAACGGATTCGCGCCGGGGTTCCCATTGTCTCCATCGTCGGCTATACCAATGCCGGCAAGTCGACCCTGCTCAACGCCCTGACCCAGAGTGAGGTGCTGACTGAAGACCTGCTTTTTGCGACTCTGGATACGGCCACGCGGCGGCTCCGTTTTCCCATGGATCGGGAGGTGATCATCACCGACACGGTCGGTTTTATTCGCGATCTGCCACCGAGTCTGCTCGGGGCCTTCAAGGCGACCCTGGAAGAACTGGAGGATGCCGATCTGCTGCTGCATCTGGTCGACCTGTCCAACCCGCGCTTCGATGAACAAATCACCGCAGTCGACAAAATCCTTGATGAACTGGAACTGGGGCGCCGGCAGCGCCTGCTGGTCTTTAATAAAATTGACAAGGTGCCGCCGGAGGATTTGCCACATCTCTGCCGACGTTATCAGGCGGTTGCTGTCTCAGCCTATGACCGCAAGACTTTTTCCGCTCTGCTGGAAGAGATGCAGCGCCGCTTCTGGCCGGAAGAGGACCTTCTGACCGGTGCCAGCTGCAAACTTGACATAAATTGA